The genomic segment CTCACGATCCCCCTGGCGGCATCGTCTTGATGTATCACGTTGATGTACGTATGTCTTCATCATGACTAACTAACGTATGTAAGGGAAAAAATGTTGCTGTAGCTAGCCAGCGGGCCCACCAATGCGCCGCGAATCATCTTCacttgccgcccttgcccttgcgcttcttcgtcgccgccgccgcaggacCCGGACCTTGTCTGCCCGTAGCCTTCGCTCCGCCGTTCGAGTCCTCCACCCCGACCGCCGGGTCCGAGTCGTCACTATCCGACTCCTTGAACTCCTCGCCAGCGGGGACCCCGTCCCCGttaccgtcgccgccgccccgcgACCCCAGGACCTCCTGCATAATGCGCTTGCCTTCGTCCatctcgccgttggcggccCCGCAGCCCATGCACTTCCATGTGCCGATCTCAGACAGCGTCTTGGTGCCCGGCGGGGCTTGGCCGTTGACGAGCCGGCAGTTGGCGCAGATGAGGGCGATCCTGTTCTTAGACGccgtctcgtcctcgccgagaaggaggtccATGATGCGGTCGTACCAGTGGGACGAGCCGGGggtgccgtcggcctgcGCAAAGTGCTGCGACTGGGacggtggaggcggcgggtggGCGTATGCGTTGGGCGCGAACTCTTCCGTCGGCTCGAGGCCGTTCGGAGTCTGCGGCGGGCGCTGTCCGGCTTGAATGCCGGGCGGGGCAGGCGAAGCTGGGCCGGGGAAGGGGCCGTCCCGTCGCTGGATGTTGGCGGTGGCCGGAGGGGGAATGTTCGTCCGGCCCCCGGCGGCGCTCTCGTTGTGTCTACCCCCATGTTGTTGCCTCTgctgatgttgctgctgcctcttctcgtcgtcggcgacgctTTGCTTTctgcccttgcccttgccctcgttgccgccgtaCTTCTCGAGGAGCTCCAACGTAGTGTCGTACCGGGTTgcctccttgagcttctgAATCGTCTTGGCGcgctcggcctgctgctccttgagGCGGGCAGACAGAGTGTCGATACGGTAGTTGAAAAAAGCATTTACAGTGGTTCTCGTAAGGTAAATACTGTGTAGTCATGGTCAGCGATGTGACGGGCGCAAAACGGGGCTCCGCAAGACAAGAAAGCCACGTACACGACCGGACCCCCAGCGACACCGGTCCATTCCCAGGCGCCCATGCTATtcatgccgacgacgaggaaaaTGACAATGGAGTAAACGAGATAGGCGAAGGCAAGGTATAGAGACCAGAGCACTCTGATGCGACGGGAGGTGGCTCGCGCGCCATCGAGTCTGGCCTGGGTGTCGGTGATCTTTGCCGAGAGTGCGGAGAGCGTCTTCTCAAAAGAGGCAGGGGAGGAGTCGTTGGCCTGGGATGGTAAGTCAACACCATGCCGTCTTTTACGGCGGAAAGAGAAGTAAGTAGACGGCGGCAGAGGCGCGTAGACGTACCCTCCAGGGCCAGAAGGAGACCATGGCGACAGATGATATGAACACGTGCGGGCTTCAGAGCGGCATGGCCCACGTCGTCGGGACCGGCTCAGAGGAGAACAAACgggaaagaggagaaaagaacGGATAGAAAGAAGGATTCGCCGGCAGGGGCAGTCGGTTCAATGGCGCAAATGTTGAATCTGAGATCAAACAAGCAAACGTCGTGGGAAAGAAATTGATCGCAAAGGAGCGGGCGGGatcgggaggaggaggatgagggaggCTGGTGTGGCCCGGCAaaggggcgggcggcgggagctTCTACCTAACgaaaagagagggaagggaaaaaaaatAGGGACTGGCCAGCTGTTACATATGACGCAGCGACGACGGTTCAACTGCgggtgatggtgacggtAGGTACCTCTTGGTGAGCTTTTAGGGTCTCCCCGGGCGAAAAGCGGGGCAATGAGAGCTCTATCTGCGCTAACCCGGTCTGCTCTAGCGTGCTCTTCCCGCTGGAGCTCAGGGATAGCTGCGTTAGAAACCGtcctaggtaggtaggcaggcagCTAGCTCTTCACCGGCCCAGCTGGAGCTTCACCGGGACTTCAAGACGACAGAGGACGGCATTTTTACATAATCTCCCGTGGTTTACTCTTCACTATGTCACTCAAATGCTAGAGACATGTTTGGTTCAGGGAAACCCTTCGACCAGTGTCTCTGGGCTTATGATCGTCTTTCCTTAGGCATCCTAGGCACTATACACTTacaccatcatggccatggccggGCAATAAATAACACGACCTCACCCCGTCGACCGATACATCGGCCCAGGAGCTCTGGAATGGAGAAACTAGTACAGCTGATTCAGCTGATATCGCGGGCTACCTTCTACTGAAACCTACCTTGGCCACCACTTCCATCACCTCTCTCGCTCACCATCCCTGCCAGCTTTCGTCCGCCTCAACCAGACTCCACGCCTCCGTCCGCATCTCCAAGCCCACCGCGCAAACCATTCTCCTCAGCACCTCGAGCATCTCGGGCGTACAAAACACCCGCGCCAGCGCCCCGTCGCTCAACCGCCCCAGCCTCTCCCTCACAAGCTGCACCGCGACAGCCTCCCCCTCCGCGGGCCTCCCCAGCGCCCcggccagcgccgcctcAAAGTTCTCCCGCACCAGCCACCGAACGTCCTCCGCGACCGTCGCGAGCAGCTGCGTCCGGATCTCATCCGCGAACCGCGCTCGCTCGAACTCGAAGTTGTCGTGCACGCTCTGCATCACCATTGCCCGCACCTCCTCCCGCTGACGAagccgcgccgcctcgggaCTGCCCCACACGCCGTTGCGCATTCGCACGTCACCTTCCGTGTCGAGGCTTGGCTTCGATCCTGACCCCAACCCCGACGTCGCGGGGCTCGTCTCCATCTCGACAACCCGCAGCCGCGTGACAgtgcggctgctgctgctgctctccgGCGTACGgaaggccgacggcggcgactcgGGATGGGGGTCGGGGGTTCGGGGCCGGCGGTAGGGGGTCGGCGTCGCGGGGCGCAAGGGGACGTGATCTGGCCTCTGGTTAACCCGATCTCGCGACAGCTCCGCGGCGATCCCGACGGGGTGGCGAGGGGCGAGGgggctgcggccgagggTGAAAGGCGGCATGGCCCCGCGCATTATACCTTGGCTCATGTCGAGGGAGAAAGGGTTGGTgtcgatgatgtcggcggGAATCTCCCGCTTAGGGCGGCGGTCGGTGACGGGCGCCGGAGGACGCTCCGTCGTGGGTTTCTTGGCATCTGGCATGTTCCTGGCTGGCGGCTATGAGTAGCTGGATGCGTGTAAGTGCGAATGATCATGTGTGATGGCATGCGAGGGTGGAATCTGCATCTGCCTAGGATGCTGCTATATAGCTCCCTCCGGCGTTGTTTGCTCCTGGCCGCGCTATGACTCTGGCGAAGTCGTCGTGGGACTCTACAGAAAAGTCCCCGCATGGTCATCATCTTGATGTGGAATGGGATGTGTAGTAGCAACAGAATCAGGATCCTCCAACAAGGCTCAATGAATCACTTGATTCGCAGTtccagccccagccccagcagACGCCGCGTCGGGTCGCCCAGTCAAGAGTCGGTTTGCTCTTCCGACGCCACGTCAGGTTGACGGACGAATTCGCACACTCGAGCTGCAGGCCgtggctcggcggcgttggaggtTTATCGCCCGTGTCAGCCAAGTTGCTGCACACCGACATGGAACCACGTCACAGAAATAAGTTTCACGACCCGCAAGATGCTTGGGAGATTGCACCCGTTCGGGGAGGCAAGCAGCCGGCCGCTACACCGTTGACTTGACTAAGAGAAAAACGCAAGTCGACGCATTCGGACGAACCGATGGGTTTTCCACAGACCACGACTTGAACGCCAACTCAACTCAAAACTGTGCAGTGCGTGATTAGTGCCAGCGCGAATCCCCCCTATTTATGATAGAGGATCAACCTCTCGGGTGCGGCTGCAGGGTCCTGTGCGTACGTTTGCTGCTCAGATTAACAGATCCTGCAGGCGAACCTGTCCGGACCACCATCCGGCGGGCGGaagggcggcagcgtcgtGGTGCATGCAGCGTTGCATGGAAGAGAAACATGCAGCGCGGGTTTCGTTCCGCGGCTGGGCGCCTGTTGTGGCATGGAGAATTGGGAAAGTGATTCGCCCGAGTATGCCAGTTtcttgtcgccgtcgaggatcGGGGTTGACAGAGGCGGCCGGAAGCGCCGGGCAGGATTTCGCTGCGCTTCAAATGATAtggccgaagaagagggtcCATGGACGGCGACTGACAGCTTCGGGACTTGAAAGACCTGACGGGAGATGCACAACAGGCCCGTCAAAGACGATGTCAGGATGCGCCCGTTGCTACTGAACATGCGCATCGGTCGAGAAACTCGAGGGCTTGGATCCACAGCCAAATGTTCTAAAAGCGGCAGGCATAGACGAGAGTTTGGCAGTGCAGATGGCCGGTTTGCTTCGTCTGGATTGTTGCTGTCATTTTGAGCAAAAGCTGTAAGTGAATTGTGATATTCGCGTCCTGTGTTTGTCGGGGGAGTTGGGTTGCAGTTTGGAGGAGTGCGAGCTTGTCGGCATGTGTGTAAGTGAGGAGAAGCAAGCGAAGCGagcagagagacagagagacagagggagagaggggagggggggggagcatGGACTCCGATGCAGGGAACAGGGCgcccggaggcggcgcggagaACCCGGGCGCACGCCGATCTCAGTGCTCGCCGTGGTGAGTGGGAGTGAGAGGCGGCATGGGAGGTACTCGGCAGGCGATTTCGCAGTATCCCGGGGGTGCATCAGGCGCGAGTAGATGCATCgcgatgttgatgttgtttgagTGAAACAAAGGATGTTGACGGCGTGTTGTGTtttctgtctgtctgtctctcttgtGGCATCGCAACAAGACGGAAGAGGCATCCATCAACAGTGAGGTACGTACTGGGTGTGAGGGAGCAGTCAAATACGTGCTATTACCTAAGCGGAAAGGAGGAGATCCACTAAGGACTGTCGCCGAGAATAGTATCCACGGCCGGCCGGTACTCGGGGATtgaaaagaggaagaaccGGATCCTCCGCAGGATACTCGAACCAAAAGCAAAGTAAGAGAAGATGACAATGAACACACGCcggaagaaaaaagacaaagagaaagagaaaaaagagcTTGGGAAAAAATTGGAGAGTCACAAGTCCATATCTCCATCATGACCATGGACCGGAAATGGATCGTGAACACGGCCACTCGAAAATTCAGCAAGCGCACGGGAACAATCGGGAGTGGGCTCCTGCCTCGATCTTAGTGCTTTCTCCgacctccccttcctccttcctcaaTCACCGGAACATTTCGACCATGAGGTACCTTTGCTACAGGTTACGCACCAACAAGTACTTCCCGCCTAGCTCTTCGCTCTCTCATTGGCTCCGGTCGGGGCCGGATCCACTCGCCGCTCGTTCGATTCCCCGGGCAGATGGCCTGTTGCCCATTTTCCCCTTTGCACGTTCGACACTGCAGCGGAATCAGACCACCTTGACTCGTTCTCGAACcaacaccccccctccccaaacacaccttgccctcgccctcgccctaCGAATACGCCGACAGACTCTTCAACTAGAGAAAGACGAAAACAGCCTGCCGCCGAATTGCAATGCGTATTCTCGAGGCCTGACTGAGCACACAGCAGCAggaacagcagcaacagcaaccgCAACGCTCTGTCAGCTCCACCCATCGGCCACTCGGGTCGCTCTGCGCCCCCCTCCTAGGTGGAACTACTGTTTCCCGTGCCAGGGAAGTGAACTAACTCTCCCTTCTGTCTCTCTCGAGGCGAGGCTCGCGTGGGTGGGTgcgaggggggaagaggaccCTGGAGATCTCGATCGCACTCTGCCCGCCCCTCCGGCTGTCAGTGTCACTGGCAACATGGCCAAAAGGCATCATCTGCAACGGTCATGATAAACAGGCTGTGAAAGGGAGACAGATGCTTCCAGCAGGGAAACAGCGCTGAAAGACCCCATCGccagcccgacgacgacgtcagCCTTCGTGTACACCACCCCAGAACAATGGCCATCATGCACGTAAGGAAACACCCTTACCTTAATCTTCCCTCTCTGGACATTTGCCCTGTCGAGTTTCCCATGATGGGCCCTCGACGGCCCCGTCCGCCAATCAAGCTATCCATCCTCAACACCCGAAGTTggacggcttcgacgacatCTTGGTTTCAACCTTTGGTCTGGTGCCTCGGCGCAGATTGACAGGCTTGGGTGCCGTGCATCTCGACGTTGTCCATCCAGATTCACCATCCGCTGTCCATCGCACGAGACTCAAGACGAAGGATGCCCGTCTTTCAAGGTTATCAACCATGGTTTCCGAACAACCCTTAACAGACGAGCCGCGGCAGCCTGCTGGAGCGCACCATTGTCAGATCTCATGCtagatgatgacggcgtccGCGCCAGAATCAGAAAACCGCCGTCCCAGCTCCTGGCAGATGATCGCGATGAAGGCGCTCGCCTCCGACGTTCCATGGCCTCATCGAACCGTTGGCTACCCGCAACTTAGTCAAGAATCAACAAtgggcctcctcgccagtCCCGCCAAGCTCCCGAGATGCCCCTCCATCGTTCTATTCTCTTTCCATCTCGTCGTGTCCCGTTCCGGGATTTGCACTAACACGCCCCTGACCCTGTTGCATGTACCCCCTGTCCTGTTCTGTCCTGGTTCGTCTCGCTCGGTTactctttttctttcctttttaTCTTTTTCTGTTTATTTCCGCCATCCTTCAGCCCAGTTCCGGCGCAGTTTCGTTTCGAGTGCACCACATACACGCATACACTTAATTCCTACAAAAACCTTCTCTGCATGGCATGGCCTGTGTCTGAGTGGCCGTCCACGTTGCCCCTGTGCCCTACATCTACCGCAGACTGCACATAAGTGCACAAGGTTCCTTAAGACGATATTCATCACCTCGCCTAGAAACACACAATACGAGGGAGAAAGACAGAAAACAGAGCGTGCCATCCCTTGCACCCGCATCCTTGCCAGGCACGCTGCACGTCGTCCGTATGGTCCGCTTGCTCTCTTCACTTCCCAGCGCCCAAGTCTCAAGACGGGCGTGGGATTCTCCTACTGCATGTGTCAAAGTGACTCCCCACAGCACATCTTATGTCAATCATCAGTCTTTCCCACCGTCGGATCCGTCCGCCCGCACCATATGCACCGATTTACACCAAACGTACTCACACCCCCCTGCGCCCCCGGCCTCGGgagccctcgccgtcgttaCTTTCCTCTCCGCTGTCACATTTTCCTCTGTCGACCACTCCGTGGCCCGCCTCTCTAGTCGTATGACGAGCCCGTCCATCGCCAGTTCGCTCGCCGTTCCAACCCGCGCCCGCCCTACTGccacgcccccctccccctcccactGCCCACCCCTAACCAACCCGCATCCCGGCGGGAAGCTAGACCCCCCAGCTCGCGACCCAGGGGGGTGGGTGTGTACTGTAGCGTAGCGTGTTCTTGGCCGTTGCCTCTGTCCCTCTGCTGCTTGTCTAGTACAGAGTATATATCTTTGCTTTCCTGTCTGTCTCCCCACCAGTCCACACTTAAATCATCAGCCTCGATCAAGTAGCATCATACCTCCCTCTCGCCATTGGCACTTGGATACCCAACACATAACACATATCTCGACACAACcaccccctctctcttcacCCACGGGTAACACCACTCACCGTCCCTTGCTTCTCAATCAACCTCGACTACTCCAGAACGGTCCATCGTCAGACCCCGTCCCACACCCCCAGTCGACCTGCCCCTTGCTGAACCCCACGATGGCTCAACAGCAATCTTTTGATTACTATCAAGTACCTCCGATGCCTCAGTCAATGGTATGtaacctctctctctccctctctctctctctctctccgacCGTCAATCACCCTTCCCGAGTTACACCAGCCCCTCTTACCCCAGGCGCACCTCCCCGACCACTCTCACAGAACTAGTCGACAACTTACTGACAAGCACTTCCAGAGTCCGCCCGAGCTCTCCCCGCTCTCTTTCTACGACACACAGGCCGACTTCAGCGCCGACTCGGCGCCATCTCGCGGCTCCCCCGTGTCCCCCGTCttcccggccgcctccttccAACTTCCCTCGGGCAACGACTGGCCTGCATACTTTGAGAAGCCCGCCCTGTCCCCGGACCTCGATGTGTTCTACGGCGAGGCTTTTGGCAGCCCCATGTCCTTCCTGTCGTCCCAGAACATCGCCCTCAGTCCCACAGCCAACCCGGCCGATCTCATgtccgacgccgtcgccttTGGTCGTGAGGGCATCAACGACACCCAGCCGCTCTTCCAGTCCGTAGATGTGTCCGCCCGCGCGCAACCACAGACCCAACACCAATctcaacagcagcagacaAAACCCTCGCATCCCGCGATGACAACATCCGCCCCCGTCTACCGCCCTCAACCCCAGCAACGATCCTCTTCAAGAACATCACCTCGCAATGACCTCAAGCGCAagtcctcggcttcctcggcttcctcccgctccgcctcccccgagccccccgcccgccgcacAAAACACTCGGAGCCCTCCAAGAACCCGCATAACATGATCGAGAAGCGCTACCGCGTCAACATCAACGAGAAGATTGTCGCCCTCCGCGACGCCGTCCCCTCGCTGCGCTGCGTCGTCCAGCAGACGGAGAACCCGCAAGCTGCAGCTGCCGCGGCCGAGAGTGATGAGCCCtttgacgtcgtcgaggagctcggcggcctcatGCCCGCCCGCAAGCTCAACAAGGCCACCATCCTCAGCAAGGCTACCGAGTACATCACACATCTCGAGAAAAAGAACGACCAGCTGCAGAAGGAGAACCAGGACCTCCAGAAGAggctcgccgaggcccagcgcTGGCAGAGAACCCAGGCTGACGCCGGGTCCTTTTGGTCTTGAGTGTTTGTGctggaggaagaaaaagaactGTTTGAAAAACGCATCCTAGAGGTGTTTCGAGACGGCCTAGATCATTGCGCGGAAAGAGACATCCTTGGGTAGAGAAAATGGGGGTGAATCCCCAGGGAAGGCAAGCGGGCTGTTTACGACTTTTTTGTCTCGACTGTGGGCGTTGTTCATGGCGTCAAGGTTACCAGTCTCTTGTCTTACTTTTCCTCTCTTTTTCACAGGAGAAAGTACTTTGTATACCACAGGGATGAACGGGTTTCTATCATCATCAAAGAGGCCTTTTATGAGATATTGGGGCGATAGGGTCCATGAATGATCTGATGCCGTTTACTGTACTGTGATGAGGGATTCTGGCGGACTATTGGTCACCCCCATTTCCCCCTTTCATCGCTTTTCCCATCGGACGAATGCAGATGATGAAGACCTTGAATTGTTTGGATGaaaaaaaagcaaaacaCTTTTGGTCCCGTCTAATAAATACTTTAACCCTTTGTCTCTGTCTCATCCTGTGTAAATCGTGAATGGTGCATGTGGAACCGAACCATCGCCATGTCTAGAAGCCTGCTCCGACATCGGCCCGGCACCCACGAAACGCCTCTGTCCTTCAGAGCAAGCAGACCAATCCAAACCAATCAATCCCGCCCCAGGGACCCCGTCCGCCAAAGTCAGAAGCCGCCGTTCGCTCCGAAGCCTCTACCCGCCAGGGATCCGAACCCCATCTCCATCGCGAAGCGGAGCCGCAGACCGCGCTCGACCGCCTCTCGGCCGGGATCCTCGGCTCCGAGCGGCTCGCCAGCGACACCGCCGCGTGGAGCATCCGCCAAACCCCGGGtggggccgccgccgaccgcctcgtcgtcgtagtcgttgtcgtcgtcgtcacgaTGACGGCGCGCGAGGTTGTGGACCTGGACCCGCCGGGCCGCCGTGggcgctgctgcggcggcggcggcgttccgGGCGATGCCCACGCGGTTGCACGGCGCGATGACCATGGTCCCGCCCGACATGCTGTGAACGTACGTGTTCGTCGCGCCGACGGGGGCGACGTTGcgggtgctgctgctgaccgGGTAGTTGTTGACCCTGCGGGCGGacggcgagcggcggcgggggccggGTTGGTTGTGGACGTGGACGTTGACGttgtttgtgtttgtgttgctgttgctgtggcgctgcgcctcgaggaggcgcgaGGCGTCGAGGTTGTATTCGTCCTTAGCCTCCTCGGAGGTAACTGCCTCGATGAAGCCGGGGCTGCGGGTCGGGGTGAGTGAGTCGTATGTTACTGTCTTTTGTGTGATGTGTGTTTGGGTGTATAtgggtgagagagaaagaggaagagagatggatggagatggagggaggggcgggtTGGTGCTTGGCTGGGATGGCGAGCTTGAGTGCAGGTTTGGAAGGATCCAAAAGAGGAGAGATGACAGGAGCACTTGTGGACTATTCCGGAGGAGGGAGTTGCTCACTCGTTCTTGAGATCTCTCGTGTATAGCTCGCAGTAGAGCTCATGGCTGCCGTCGGTGGTGGGACGCGTCATGATGGCGACCTTGAACGGCATCTTTGCGGTCGTTGTTTGTTGGATTTTGGTGGAAGTAAAAGGTTTTGGGGTTATTGGGCTTTgttgaagaaaagaaggcaCTCTTGGCGAGACTCTGTTGCGTGTTAAGGGTAAAGAGAGATGTCAAGATGAATAGGTGCAAGCCTTGGGTTTGACTTATCGAAGACTGGAGTGGAAGatgagaggaggagaggcagATGAGACTCTAGGGGGCAAGGGTTTTTATACCGAACGCGGAGAGGATACCGAGATATTCACTCGAGGGTCCTTTAACGCAGGGCCAGAGGTGAGGTCGTCGTGAGAGCTTCCACCCACAGAATCGGAAGCGATTGGCGGAAACATCCCCGTCCTTCACGTGTTGGTGGCGATGAGCCATTCACCCAGCTAAGGAAGACGAGATGGCAGTCGGAAGATGGAGTCGCCAGTGAAACAGTTCCCCGTCGGCAGCAAAGGTAACCATGGCTCTTCTCTGCGCGAACCAGCGCAAAATCAACATCGTTTAGTAAGCGCAAATAGCTCCCAACCATCTCAACAGTATCCTCAACCTACCTCTATACCTTACTCGAGGCTCGAAGCTACCACCTGTTCCAAATCTCGCGAACCATGACAGGCCCGGCCCCGACGAACAACGCGTCCACCCTGAACGGCCcgacctcctcc from the Colletotrichum destructivum chromosome 10, complete sequence genome contains:
- a CDS encoding Putative Lunapark domain-containing protein, whose amino-acid sequence is MVSFWPWRANDSSPASFEKTLSALSAKITDTQARLDGARATSRRIRVLWSLYLAFAYLVYSIVIFLVVGMNSMGAWEWTGVAGGPVVIYLTRTTVNAFFNYRIDTLSARLKEQQAERAKTIQKLKEATRYDTTLELLEKYGGNEGKGKGRKQSVADDEKRQQQHQQRQQHGGRHNESAAGGRTNIPPPATANIQRRDGPFPGPASPAPPGIQAGQRPPQTPNGLEPTEEFAPNAYAHPPPPPSQSQHFAQADGTPGSSHWYDRIMDLLLGEDETASKNRIALICANCRLVNGQAPPGTKTLSEIGTWKCMGCGAANGEMDEGKRIMQEVLGSRGGGDGNGDGVPAGEEFKESDSDDSDPAVGVEDSNGGAKATGRQGPGPAAAATKKRKGKGGK
- a CDS encoding Putative myc-type, basic helix-loop-helix (bHLH) domain-containing protein, which translates into the protein MAQQQSFDYYQVPPMPQSMSPPELSPLSFYDTQADFSADSAPSRGSPVSPVFPAASFQLPSGNDWPAYFEKPALSPDLDVFYGEAFGSPMSFLSSQNIALSPTANPADLMSDAVAFGREGINDTQPLFQSVDVSARAQPQTQHQSQQQQTKPSHPAMTTSAPVYRPQPQQRSSSRTSPRNDLKRKSSASSASSRSASPEPPARRTKHSEPSKNPHNMIEKRYRVNINEKIVALRDAVPSLRCVVQQTENPQAAAAAAESDEPFDVVEELGGLMPARKLNKATILSKATEYITHLEKKNDQLQKENQDLQKRLAEAQRWQRTQADAGSFWS